The DNA region GCCGGTCGGCAGGACGATGTCGTCCCCGTCACCGGGTTCTCCGGAGCCTCCTCGGTGTGGCTCAAGGGGCTCGGGGGACTGCGCAATACCGTCCGCCAGGAACTCGTGGCCCGGCAGCTCGACGAGCAGATAGCGGCGCGCTTCCCTGTCGGACAGCGGCTGCGCGTGCTCGACGTGGGCATGGGCCAGGGCACCCAGGCGCTGCGCCTGGCGAGGGCCGGTCACACCGTGACCGGCCTGGAGTCCGATGCCGAGATGCTGCTGGTGGCCAGGGAGGCGCTCGGCAGCGAACCCGCGGGCATCCGCGAGCGGGTCCGGCTGATCGAGGGCAACGGCCTGGACACCGGGGTGCACTTCCTGCCCGGCAGTTTCGACGTGGTGCTCTGCCACGGCGTGCTGATGTATGTCCGGGAGCCGGACGCGATGCTGGCGGGCCTGGCCCGGATGCTGGCCCCGGGCGGGCTGCTGTCGCTGCTCGTACGGAACGCCGACGCGCTGGCGATGCGCCCCGGGACCGCCGGGGACTGGAGTGCGGCGCTGGCCGCCTTCGACACGGACACGTACACCAACCGGCTGGGCCTCACGGTCCGGGCCGACCGGCTGGACGCCCTGACGTCCACGCTCGCCGGGATCGCGGCGCCCCTGCACGCCTGGTACGGGGTGCGGGTCTTCACGGACAACGTGAGCAACGACGTGGAGCTGCCGGCCGCGGCCGAGCTGGAGCAGGTGCTCGCCGCCGAGGACCGGGCCGGGCGGACGGATCCGTACCGCAGGGTGGCCGCGCTGCTGCATCTGTGCGGGGTCCGGGGCTGAGAGGACGCGGGAGCGGGTCGCCGGGGCTGCCCGGCGACGTCCCCCATTCGGCCGAACCCGAGAGGCCGCCAATAGGGTTAAAAGCAATGATTCGAACATGGATGCATCTCACTT from Streptomyces sp. NBC_01591 includes:
- a CDS encoding class I SAM-dependent methyltransferase; the encoded protein is MWLKGLGGLRNTVRQELVARQLDEQIAARFPVGQRLRVLDVGMGQGTQALRLARAGHTVTGLESDAEMLLVAREALGSEPAGIRERVRLIEGNGLDTGVHFLPGSFDVVLCHGVLMYVREPDAMLAGLARMLAPGGLLSLLVRNADALAMRPGTAGDWSAALAAFDTDTYTNRLGLTVRADRLDALTSTLAGIAAPLHAWYGVRVFTDNVSNDVELPAAAELEQVLAAEDRAGRTDPYRRVAALLHLCGVRG